The following are encoded together in the Oncorhynchus clarkii lewisi isolate Uvic-CL-2024 unplaced genomic scaffold, UVic_Ocla_1.0 unplaced_contig_261_pilon_pilon, whole genome shotgun sequence genome:
- the LOC139396700 gene encoding POU domain, class 2, transcription factor 2-like isoform X4, translated as MTKTAALATMDFCNMWVEEIRMSKPVEVENTVADSPMESTDSERNGPDSNHQLQQMKISPFHLSPTLSSNKNKMEEGGEMSPGPPPHHSHAPSQTPLPHTQLMLTGSQLAGDIQQLLQLQQLVLVPGHHLQSPQFLLQQHQGQQGLLSTPNLIQLPQQNQGSLLSAPRLGLQAQRDKAMEGSGVMTSVSSVTSHPEEPSDLEELEVFARTFKQRRIKLGFTQGDVGMAMGKLYGNDFSQTTISRFEALNLSFKNMCKLKPLLEKWLNDAETMSTDSTMPSPSSLSSSSMGFEGLPGRRRKKRTSIETNVRVALERAFITNQKPTSEEILCIADQLSMEKEVIRVWFCNRRQKEKRINPNSATPPLPSQPPQAPPTHKPPCYSPHMMSSQLSQAVTSLSTTLTTMSSFSPLIPSGPTHSSLSSASSPVTPPPPPRSTASPATPSHSTLSLNTGLWRLGKKNGDVSNYITDFAANLRNTVMGVNTGNQTLNQALLSNNPLATIQALAASGGQLPLSSLEGGSKVLLGGAGGQGGGLQSSFFLNHPAFLHMGQNPGAGLVSAAIAKASQPSPFPSTSSISPTPCSPSPCSSPASSCDFDELAHSPSSLGGAKIE; from the exons AAATCAGGATGTCAAAGCCAGTTGAGGTTGAGAACACAGTGGCTGACTCTCCAATGGAGAGCACAg ATTCAGAGCGGAATGGTCCTGACTCAAATCATCAG CTTCAGCAGATGAAAATCAGTCCCTTTCACCTTTCTCCAACCCTCAGCAgcaacaag aatAAGATGGAAGAGGGTGGTGAGATGTCCCCGGGCCCTCCTCCCCACCACAGCCACGCCCCCTCACAGAcgcccctcccacacacacagctcatgCTGACCGGCTCCCAACTGGCAGGG GACATCCAGCAGTTGTTGCAGCTGCAGCAGTTGGTTCTGGTGCCAGGACACCACCTGCAGTCTCCTCAATTCCTCCTCCAACAGCACCAAGGGCAGCAAG GACTGCTATCAACACCAAATCTGATTCAGCTACCTCAGCAAAACCAAGGGAGCCTCCTGTCCGCTCCCAGGCTGGGACTCCAAGCACAG AGAGATAAGGCTATGGAGGGCAGTGGGGTCATGACCTCTGTGTCCTCTGTGACCTCTCACCCCGAGGAGCCCAGTGACCTTGAGGAACTGGAGGTGTTCGCCCGCACCTTCAAACAGAGACGCATCAAACTGGGCTTTACACAG ggTGACGTGGGAATGGCCATGGGGAAGCTATATGGTAATGATTTCAGCCAGACCACCATCTCTCGCTTCGAGGCCCTCAACCTGAGCTTTAAGAACATGTGCAAACTCAAACCACTACTGGAGAAGTGGCTCAATGATGCag AGACCATGTCCACAGACAGTACTATGCCCAGCCCcagctctctgtcctcttcctcaaTGGGCTTCGAGGGCCTGCCGGGCCGACGCAGGAAGAAAAGAACCAGCATCGAGACTAACGTCCGCGTGGCCCTGGAGAGAGCCTTCATCACG AACCAGAAGCCTACCTCAGAGGAGATCCTGTGTATTGCGGACCAGCtcagcatggagaaggaggtgatCCGTGTGTGGTTCTGCAACCGCCGACAGAAAGAGAAGCGTATCAACCCCAACAGTGCCACCCCTCCCTTGCCCAGCCAGCCCCCCCAAGCCCCACCGACGCACAAACCCCCCTGCTACAGCCCACACATG ATGTCCAGTCAGCTGTCCCAGGCAGTGACCAGCCTCAGTACCACATTGACCACCATGTCATCGTTCTCCCCTCTGATCCCCAGTGGTCCCACCCACTCATCTCTCAGCTCCGCCTCCTCTCCagtgactcctcctcctcctcctcgcagCACAGCCAGCCCAGCCACTCCCAGCCACAGCACACTGAGTCTCAACACAGG CTTATGGCGTTTGGGTAAAAAGAATGGTGATGTGTCTAACTACATCACCGATTTTGCTGCAAACTTGAG gAACACTGTGATGGGAGTAAACACAGGGAACCAGACTCTGAACCAAGCTCTCCTCAGCAACAACCCTTTGGCTACTATACAAG CTCTAGCAGCCAGTGGTGGCCAGCTGCCCCTTTCCAGTCTTGAGGGGGGCAGTAAGGTGTTGCTGGGTGGTGCAGGGGGGCAGGGAGGGGGTCTAcagtcctcctttttcctcaACCACCCCGCTTTCCTCCACATGGGCCAGAATCCTGGTGCTGGATTGGTCAGCGCTGCCATAGCCAAAGCATCCCagccctcccctttcccctccaccAGTAGCATAAGCCCCAccccctgctccccctcccctTGCTCCAGCCCCGCCTCTTCCTGCGACTTCGATGAATTGGCGCACAGCCCATCCTCATTGGGAGGGGCTAAGATTGAGTGA
- the LOC139396700 gene encoding POU domain, class 2, transcription factor 2-like isoform X2 yields the protein MTKTAALATMDFCNMWVEEIRMSKPVEVENTVADSPMESTDSERNGPDSNHQLQQMKISPFHLSPTLSSNKNKMEEGGEMSPGPPPHHSHAPSQTPLPHTQLMLTGSQLAGDIQQLLQLQQLVLVPGHHLQSPQFLLQQHQGQQGLLSTPNLIQLPQQNQGSLLSAPRLGLQAQRDKAMEGSGVMTSVSSVTSHPEEPSDLEELEVFARTFKQRRIKLGFTQGDVGMAMGKLYGNDFSQTTISRFEALNLSFKNMCKLKPLLEKWLNDADSTMPSPSSLSSSSMGFEGLPGRRRKKRTSIETNVRVALERAFITQNQKPTSEEILCIADQLSMEKEVIRVWFCNRRQKEKRINPNSATPPLPSQPPQAPPTHKPPCYSPHMMSSQLSSQLSSQMSSQLSSQMSSQLSQAVTSLSTTLTTMSSFSPLIPSGPTHSSLSSASSPVTPPPPPRSTASPATPSHSTLSLNTGLWRLGKKNGDVSNYITDFAANLSSSSQWWPAAPFQS from the exons AAATCAGGATGTCAAAGCCAGTTGAGGTTGAGAACACAGTGGCTGACTCTCCAATGGAGAGCACAg ATTCAGAGCGGAATGGTCCTGACTCAAATCATCAG CTTCAGCAGATGAAAATCAGTCCCTTTCACCTTTCTCCAACCCTCAGCAgcaacaag aatAAGATGGAAGAGGGTGGTGAGATGTCCCCGGGCCCTCCTCCCCACCACAGCCACGCCCCCTCACAGAcgcccctcccacacacacagctcatgCTGACCGGCTCCCAACTGGCAGGG GACATCCAGCAGTTGTTGCAGCTGCAGCAGTTGGTTCTGGTGCCAGGACACCACCTGCAGTCTCCTCAATTCCTCCTCCAACAGCACCAAGGGCAGCAAG GACTGCTATCAACACCAAATCTGATTCAGCTACCTCAGCAAAACCAAGGGAGCCTCCTGTCCGCTCCCAGGCTGGGACTCCAAGCACAG AGAGATAAGGCTATGGAGGGCAGTGGGGTCATGACCTCTGTGTCCTCTGTGACCTCTCACCCCGAGGAGCCCAGTGACCTTGAGGAACTGGAGGTGTTCGCCCGCACCTTCAAACAGAGACGCATCAAACTGGGCTTTACACAG ggTGACGTGGGAATGGCCATGGGGAAGCTATATGGTAATGATTTCAGCCAGACCACCATCTCTCGCTTCGAGGCCCTCAACCTGAGCTTTAAGAACATGTGCAAACTCAAACCACTACTGGAGAAGTGGCTCAATGATGCag ACAGTACTATGCCCAGCCCcagctctctgtcctcttcctcaaTGGGCTTCGAGGGCCTGCCGGGCCGACGCAGGAAGAAAAGAACCAGCATCGAGACTAACGTCCGCGTGGCCCTGGAGAGAGCCTTCATCACG CAGAACCAGAAGCCTACCTCAGAGGAGATCCTGTGTATTGCGGACCAGCtcagcatggagaaggaggtgatCCGTGTGTGGTTCTGCAACCGCCGACAGAAAGAGAAGCGTATCAACCCCAACAGTGCCACCCCTCCCTTGCCCAGCCAGCCCCCCCAAGCCCCACCGACGCACAAACCCCCCTGCTACAGCCCACACATG ATGTCCAGTCAGCTGTCCAGTCAGCTGTCCAGTCAGATGTCCAGTCAGCTGTCCAGTCAGATGTCCAGTCAGCTGTCCCAGGCAGTGACCAGCCTCAGTACCACATTGACCACCATGTCATCGTTCTCCCCTCTGATCCCCAGTGGTCCCACCCACTCATCTCTCAGCTCCGCCTCCTCTCCagtgactcctcctcctcctcctcgcagCACAGCCAGCCCAGCCACTCCCAGCCACAGCACACTGAGTCTCAACACAGG CTTATGGCGTTTGGGTAAAAAGAATGGTGATGTGTCTAACTACATCACCGATTTTGCTGCAAACTTGAG CTCTAGCAGCCAGTGGTGGCCAGCTGCCCCTTTCCAGTCTTGA
- the LOC139396700 gene encoding POU domain, class 2, transcription factor 2-like isoform X1 yields MTKTAALATMDFCNMWVEEIRMSKPVEVENTVADSPMESTDSERNGPDSNHQLQQMKISPFHLSPTLSSNKNKMEEGGEMSPGPPPHHSHAPSQTPLPHTQLMLTGSQLAGDIQQLLQLQQLVLVPGHHLQSPQFLLQQHQGQQGLLSTPNLIQLPQQNQGSLLSAPRLGLQAQRDKAMEGSGVMTSVSSVTSHPEEPSDLEELEVFARTFKQRRIKLGFTQGDVGMAMGKLYGNDFSQTTISRFEALNLSFKNMCKLKPLLEKWLNDAETMSTDSTMPSPSSLSSSSMGFEGLPGRRRKKRTSIETNVRVALERAFITNQKPTSEEILCIADQLSMEKEVIRVWFCNRRQKEKRINPNSATPPLPSQPPQAPPTHKPPCYSPHMMSSQLSSQLSSQMSSQLSSQMSSQLSQAVTSLSTTLTTMSSFSPLIPSGPTHSSLSSASSPVTPPPPPRSTASPATPSHSTLSLNTGLWRLGKKNGDVSNYITDFAANLSSSSQWWPAAPFQS; encoded by the exons AAATCAGGATGTCAAAGCCAGTTGAGGTTGAGAACACAGTGGCTGACTCTCCAATGGAGAGCACAg ATTCAGAGCGGAATGGTCCTGACTCAAATCATCAG CTTCAGCAGATGAAAATCAGTCCCTTTCACCTTTCTCCAACCCTCAGCAgcaacaag aatAAGATGGAAGAGGGTGGTGAGATGTCCCCGGGCCCTCCTCCCCACCACAGCCACGCCCCCTCACAGAcgcccctcccacacacacagctcatgCTGACCGGCTCCCAACTGGCAGGG GACATCCAGCAGTTGTTGCAGCTGCAGCAGTTGGTTCTGGTGCCAGGACACCACCTGCAGTCTCCTCAATTCCTCCTCCAACAGCACCAAGGGCAGCAAG GACTGCTATCAACACCAAATCTGATTCAGCTACCTCAGCAAAACCAAGGGAGCCTCCTGTCCGCTCCCAGGCTGGGACTCCAAGCACAG AGAGATAAGGCTATGGAGGGCAGTGGGGTCATGACCTCTGTGTCCTCTGTGACCTCTCACCCCGAGGAGCCCAGTGACCTTGAGGAACTGGAGGTGTTCGCCCGCACCTTCAAACAGAGACGCATCAAACTGGGCTTTACACAG ggTGACGTGGGAATGGCCATGGGGAAGCTATATGGTAATGATTTCAGCCAGACCACCATCTCTCGCTTCGAGGCCCTCAACCTGAGCTTTAAGAACATGTGCAAACTCAAACCACTACTGGAGAAGTGGCTCAATGATGCag AGACCATGTCCACAGACAGTACTATGCCCAGCCCcagctctctgtcctcttcctcaaTGGGCTTCGAGGGCCTGCCGGGCCGACGCAGGAAGAAAAGAACCAGCATCGAGACTAACGTCCGCGTGGCCCTGGAGAGAGCCTTCATCACG AACCAGAAGCCTACCTCAGAGGAGATCCTGTGTATTGCGGACCAGCtcagcatggagaaggaggtgatCCGTGTGTGGTTCTGCAACCGCCGACAGAAAGAGAAGCGTATCAACCCCAACAGTGCCACCCCTCCCTTGCCCAGCCAGCCCCCCCAAGCCCCACCGACGCACAAACCCCCCTGCTACAGCCCACACATG ATGTCCAGTCAGCTGTCCAGTCAGCTGTCCAGTCAGATGTCCAGTCAGCTGTCCAGTCAGATGTCCAGTCAGCTGTCCCAGGCAGTGACCAGCCTCAGTACCACATTGACCACCATGTCATCGTTCTCCCCTCTGATCCCCAGTGGTCCCACCCACTCATCTCTCAGCTCCGCCTCCTCTCCagtgactcctcctcctcctcctcgcagCACAGCCAGCCCAGCCACTCCCAGCCACAGCACACTGAGTCTCAACACAGG CTTATGGCGTTTGGGTAAAAAGAATGGTGATGTGTCTAACTACATCACCGATTTTGCTGCAAACTTGAG CTCTAGCAGCCAGTGGTGGCCAGCTGCCCCTTTCCAGTCTTGA
- the LOC139396700 gene encoding POU domain, class 2, transcription factor 2-like isoform X3: MTKTAALATMDFCNMWVEEIRMSKPVEVENTVADSPMESTDSERNGPDSNHQLQQMKISPFHLSPTLSSNKNKMEEGGEMSPGPPPHHSHAPSQTPLPHTQLMLTGSQLAGDIQQLLQLQQLVLVPGHHLQSPQFLLQQHQGQQGLLSTPNLIQLPQQNQGSLLSAPRLGLQAQRDKAMEGSGVMTSVSSVTSHPEEPSDLEELEVFARTFKQRRIKLGFTQGDVGMAMGKLYGNDFSQTTISRFEALNLSFKNMCKLKPLLEKWLNDADSTMPSPSSLSSSSMGFEGLPGRRRKKRTSIETNVRVALERAFITNQKPTSEEILCIADQLSMEKEVIRVWFCNRRQKEKRINPNSATPPLPSQPPQAPPTHKPPCYSPHMMSSQLSSQLSSQMSSQLSSQMSSQLSQAVTSLSTTLTTMSSFSPLIPSGPTHSSLSSASSPVTPPPPPRSTASPATPSHSTLSLNTGLWRLGKKNGDVSNYITDFAANLSSSSQWWPAAPFQS; the protein is encoded by the exons AAATCAGGATGTCAAAGCCAGTTGAGGTTGAGAACACAGTGGCTGACTCTCCAATGGAGAGCACAg ATTCAGAGCGGAATGGTCCTGACTCAAATCATCAG CTTCAGCAGATGAAAATCAGTCCCTTTCACCTTTCTCCAACCCTCAGCAgcaacaag aatAAGATGGAAGAGGGTGGTGAGATGTCCCCGGGCCCTCCTCCCCACCACAGCCACGCCCCCTCACAGAcgcccctcccacacacacagctcatgCTGACCGGCTCCCAACTGGCAGGG GACATCCAGCAGTTGTTGCAGCTGCAGCAGTTGGTTCTGGTGCCAGGACACCACCTGCAGTCTCCTCAATTCCTCCTCCAACAGCACCAAGGGCAGCAAG GACTGCTATCAACACCAAATCTGATTCAGCTACCTCAGCAAAACCAAGGGAGCCTCCTGTCCGCTCCCAGGCTGGGACTCCAAGCACAG AGAGATAAGGCTATGGAGGGCAGTGGGGTCATGACCTCTGTGTCCTCTGTGACCTCTCACCCCGAGGAGCCCAGTGACCTTGAGGAACTGGAGGTGTTCGCCCGCACCTTCAAACAGAGACGCATCAAACTGGGCTTTACACAG ggTGACGTGGGAATGGCCATGGGGAAGCTATATGGTAATGATTTCAGCCAGACCACCATCTCTCGCTTCGAGGCCCTCAACCTGAGCTTTAAGAACATGTGCAAACTCAAACCACTACTGGAGAAGTGGCTCAATGATGCag ACAGTACTATGCCCAGCCCcagctctctgtcctcttcctcaaTGGGCTTCGAGGGCCTGCCGGGCCGACGCAGGAAGAAAAGAACCAGCATCGAGACTAACGTCCGCGTGGCCCTGGAGAGAGCCTTCATCACG AACCAGAAGCCTACCTCAGAGGAGATCCTGTGTATTGCGGACCAGCtcagcatggagaaggaggtgatCCGTGTGTGGTTCTGCAACCGCCGACAGAAAGAGAAGCGTATCAACCCCAACAGTGCCACCCCTCCCTTGCCCAGCCAGCCCCCCCAAGCCCCACCGACGCACAAACCCCCCTGCTACAGCCCACACATG ATGTCCAGTCAGCTGTCCAGTCAGCTGTCCAGTCAGATGTCCAGTCAGCTGTCCAGTCAGATGTCCAGTCAGCTGTCCCAGGCAGTGACCAGCCTCAGTACCACATTGACCACCATGTCATCGTTCTCCCCTCTGATCCCCAGTGGTCCCACCCACTCATCTCTCAGCTCCGCCTCCTCTCCagtgactcctcctcctcctcctcgcagCACAGCCAGCCCAGCCACTCCCAGCCACAGCACACTGAGTCTCAACACAGG CTTATGGCGTTTGGGTAAAAAGAATGGTGATGTGTCTAACTACATCACCGATTTTGCTGCAAACTTGAG CTCTAGCAGCCAGTGGTGGCCAGCTGCCCCTTTCCAGTCTTGA